From the genome of Acaryochloris thomasi RCC1774, one region includes:
- a CDS encoding type II toxin-antitoxin system HicA family toxin: MGINHLKAVKILEKADFEVIRQGKHIVMSNGNRILTIPRHNPVNAFTMAGIIRDAGFSIEEFRKFL; this comes from the coding sequence GTGGGTATCAACCACTTAAAGGCAGTCAAAATCTTGGAAAAAGCTGATTTTGAGGTGATTCGGCAGGGGAAACATATCGTGATGTCCAATGGCAATCGCATCTTGACCATTCCCAGACATAATCCGGTAAATGCCTTCACAATGGCTGGAATTATTCGAGATGCTGGGTTTAGTATTGAGGAATTTAGAAAGTTTCTATAA